A window of Rhinolophus ferrumequinum isolate MPI-CBG mRhiFer1 chromosome 23, mRhiFer1_v1.p, whole genome shotgun sequence genomic DNA:
TCTGGATTCTCTGCGCAGATTCTCATCAGGCTGATATCAAGGTGTCAGCCAAGGCTGCAGTTTGCATTTGGGACTCCGGGTTTTCTTCCAAGCTCACTGGTTGTTAACAGAATCATTTTCTTGCAGTTGCAGGACGGAGGTTTCCTTACTGGCTGTTAACTTCTAGTGGCCACCCTCATTCATTGGCACTTAGCCTCCTTCATCTTCAAAACTGCTAGTATAGTAACATGATCGATTCCTCTTATACTTCGAACCTGTCTGACCGCTTCTTCTCTACCAATCataaaaaaaacgaaacaaaaaaaccccacttcTTTTTAAAGGACTCCATACATTGGCTCAGGCCCACTTCAATAATCTCTGTATCTTAAAGTTAACTGACTTGGGACTTTAATTCCCTCTACAAAATCCCTTCTCAGCAGTACCTAAATGAGGGTTTGATTCAATACCCAGAGGACAGGAATCTTGAGGATACAACTTTAGAATTCTGCCTGCTACGAACACTGAAATCAGGAAGCCATGTTTAGccctaaaaagaaaggaagcaaaccTGTATCTGTTAAGCTCtgaccacgtgccaggcactgtggtaagCGCATGTGGTAAGTACAGCCATCATCTCGCTTCATTCTTAGAAGCAGCCTATAAGGTAGAGATTGTAATTCTCGTTTTATAGGTGGGGAACTTATGACTCagacaaaggaagacatttccCCCCCAAGATTGTTTAGCAAGTTGTGTTGGAGTCAGGCTCCCAAGCCAGATCTGTCTTACTTATAGTGCTCCCCGCACTCCACCATTTCCTCCCCGCTTAAAGGTCAGTGGAAAGTCATTATAGTGGGACTCAGGTTGGTTGTGAGCTCATAAGGAGTCAGGGGCCAAAATCAGGCCTCCTGACTCTTGTTTCTGTGACATTTCCACCACTCTTTACTAACTAATTTCCCCTGTCAAGTAAGATACTAGAGACAGAAGAATTGggcattaaaatattaagttttgtGGGGAAAGAGGAGATCCTGAATTCAGGGCAAAGGTCTTGGTGCCTATTTAACCTCCTGCCCTGGAATTTAAGAAGCTTCTCCTTTAATTCTACCTGGGCACAAATTCCTGATTCAGATTGATCTAAACGGGCTAAGAGTGGTAAGAGGCAGACCCAGTCCCTAAATACAAACTGAGCAAGAACTGAAGATTAAAGGTAGAGAACAGGTCTGAGAGGGTTCCACTGTTTACTTTTGCCGTCAGAGAAGAGCTGCAACTCTCAAGGGATGTGAATTCAGACGTGTCTTTCTTGCAGAGAAACCAGGAACGTGCCCCAAAGAGAGGCTCACCTGTAGGGCTAAAGTTCAAGACTTATGCAAAACGGATTTCAGCTGTGATGGATTTCTGAAGTGCTGCTCTTTTGCCTGTGGGAAGAAGTGCATGGATCCCTACGAAGGTAGTGGCTTCAAGGCTGAGGGCAGGGGTGCCTTTTGAGGTGACCTACTTCCTGCTCGGTCCAGGACTGGCTGAACAATTCCCTGGGATGATAGGATAAAGAGGGCAGGCTTCAGGTTCTACTCCTCCTCTAATTAGGCTCCCAAAATTCAAGTACATGCTCCCTGGATCACTGTATTTTGTACAGTGGCACATAGAAACCTCAGTCAGCTTAGATGCTGGGGTAGTTGATGGACTCTTTGGCCTCTAAGGAAGTTCTCTGGTAACTCAAAGTATTGAGCATCTCATAATAGAGAACTGCGTGTTTCATATCGATTCATTCGACAAATATCTATTGTCAATGCCCGTAGGCTGAAGACCACCAGGAACATACCTGGAGCTGAACAAATGGGGTTTATTACTCATTGCAGTGAAGGAGAATGTTCACCATAGAGAACCTGAGGCATCTCAGTAAGAAGCTGCTAGAAAGAATCTCCTGAAGGATTGAGGCTTAGACTGAGTAATTTCGGGGAGGGTCTAAGGAAGTGTGGATTTGTTCTAGGTTGGGTGCTGTCAGAAAGTGAGGGCGATTCTGTGAGTACATGAGTGAACGTTCTCTATCGAGAAGTCAGGCTAAATTGAAGATAAAGCTGTAATGTGTAGAGAAGCATGAAACTCATAGGTGTTTGGTATTTTGTGTGTTTCACAGTGGTCTTTTTTTGTTCTCACTTTCTCATGGTCTCAGGGTGACCTTATTTGCTACAGATGTCCTCTGAGATTGTTTATGTCCAAAAGAGAAACAACATGACTTAGCTGTGAGCATAAGATCAGACATGAAgggctccttttcttctctctcggTATTTCATTCCTTCTGTGTGTCAGGTACTGTCTTAGGCACTTTGGGTATAGTTGCTGAACAAGTCTTTCCCTCCCAAATCTCAGAGCAGTGAAGAAGAAAGATCAGCTCCTATGTATTCTCACATGCTCTTCACTCGATTCTTTGCAAGGTAGAAATGATGCTCAGAGATGCTTTGCAACATAGAATATTCGTAATAGAGCTAGGATCAGAACATTTATTGACCGCGCATGGCCTTTTCTGTGACTTCAATGGTGACACTGTGAACTATTCAAAGGCTGAGGGCCTGACCCCTCCCCTTTTGGCGACCTTTTATGTTCTTCCCTCTTTGCTTGCTGCCCTCAGAACCCTGCATGCTACCCTTAGACCCAGGAAACTGTAAGAATATGACACAGCACTGGTATTttgacttaaaatataatttgtgcaAACCCTTTAAGTATGGAGGTTGCCAAGGAAATGCCAACAACTTCTTCAGCAAAGAAGACTGCATGAAGGCTTGCTCATTAACTGGTAAGAGTCATATCGTTGGCAATCTGAGGGTCTAATCTAGCTAGAACTAGAATACCAGCACAGTGATCGGCTCAGGCTTTCAGGTTAAACTGCCTTTGGTTTAAGTCTTAGCTCTGTCATCCCCTGGCTGGGTGGTCTTGGGTCAGTTGCCTGCctttttgagtctcagttttcttgtctataaaatggggacaatattTACCTAATGGAGTTGTGCCAAAAAATGAGAGAGTGtacataaaatgtgaataaacttTGGACAGTGGGAGTGGGACCTGAGAGCCAGGTCTACCCCTTGGAAGCAGGTGTCTCCTCACCACATTGACCTGTTGAATATGAGCTGAGGGCTTACCCAAGAATGAAGCACAGACAGGCCAGCTCTGGAATCTCATGTTGCAGGAGCAGAGCATACAGTAGGTGAAGAGTAGGATGAGCTGAAGGTGAGGATTGTGGGTTTATTCCTTAGTGTGATGACCATCACGAGTGACGCTGGGAGACAGGGTCTTACAGAGCTTAGGACCCAATGACCTGGATTAGATTCTACTTTTCCCACTTACTGCAAATTTCTTCACCtatttgagtttcagttttcttctctgtaatatTTGAATAATAGCAAAGACCTTCCTGAGTTGTTGGTAGGATTATATGTGACCGAGGACACAAAGATTTGCCATGGTGGCTGTCCAGTAGTGTGGGCTCACAATTGAGATGGTGACCGTTGATCTTCAAAATGCAGCCTTGTGTGATTTACGAGGCAGCATTAGAATTTTGACCTCAGATACTGTGAGGCAGGCTAAAAAGTGTTCcatcatcaccattttacagatgaggaaacagagtcaGAGAGTCAAGTTAGTTGTCCAAGGATTCACAGATGGGTCAGGGTAGAGCTGGAATTTTAATTCCCGGGGCACGGTGAGCCTGAATGGCTGAGGCAATCCTGACTTGATGAAACTAGGACCACCAGCTTCCCTTTGTGGGAGGCTGTAAGGAATCACAGTGCTACGGACAAGACCATGTCCTGTCTCAGGAGCCAACAGTCACAAGAGCCCAGGGAAATGAGCTTGGGATAGTTTGTGGGAAATTTAGGTTTGAGCCTCACAGAAAATCTGACAATAGCTCTGAAAGTCAAACACAAAGTCTGTGTCTGAGTCTGACCtgacaaagaagaagaaaaagaagcactTCCTGCCCTCATAGAATTTGCACTCAGATGAGGCGAACAGGAGACAGGCACAAAATCTTGAAGAATTAATTTAAATCTTATCTGTGTCCTTGTGACCCACAAAGCTGTATCTCCAGCCTGAATCTGACACCCAAACTCCAACTGATTATTCAACACACACCTCACGCTTCACTTGTCTAAAACTGAACACTTTTTCTTTGCTCTCCCAACTCAAACCTGCTGTATCCATAGTTCTCTCCATCTTGATTGAAAACAACTTCTAAATCACCCTTGAGGCCTCTTTCTCAATTAACATCCATTAAGTTaggaaatcattttatatttaccttGAAAATAGATCCAGAATCGGACCACTTCTTACCACCTCGACAGCTGCTGCCCTGATGTGACGTGCCATATTCTCACCTGAATTTCAGCAGTGGCCTCAACAAGTTTCCCTACTTCTATCATTCCTTTTTTATCCTCTATTATCAACACAGTAGCCAACAATATGATCCTTTCAAACTATgagtcagatcatgtcattcctccttcaaaataaaaccaaatcctCTAAAATGGCTTATCTTCATTTGTATAGATTTCATATAATTACTcctattttatagagaaggaaactgaagccactCATTTAGTGGCAGGACTGGGACTTTATCTTGGGGCTTCAAACACCAATCCTCTCTTTCCACTACATCTCATGAAATGGCGAGGCATTTCATTCCTCCACAGCCCGCCGGAAGTGGACAAGGTAGAATGAACCAAGTCACAGAGATGCTAGTtttgaagggaaggaaaagctatTTGAAGGGTGGTGGGATGGGATAACATTTGAAGGAGCTCATATCTGCTCTTGTTTTAGACAAGAAAGGACTGTGCCCACTCTTCCCTTTCAAGAACCGGATGGAGTGTTCACCTTTGTGTAAGAGTGACAATGATTGccctgaaactgaaaaatgttGTGACTCCGTGTGTGGCTTTGTTTGTGTCACTCCCTGGAAAGGTGAGGACTGGGAAATATTTCCCGAAGTCTACTGGGCTGAGGTTGCCATGCTGTTTCTTAGGTTGACCTTAGAGGTCTTTTGGGAACCTTTCCCCTTTTAATACCCAACCAATGCTCTCATGTCGCCCTCCTGATCTTGGGAGACTATTGTGCTATTCTTCAAAGGCAACCATGCATGGTTACCACGCCCCCACTTCTCCCCATCAAAACTTATTTATTCTGAGTCTCATTCTTCCATGGCTTACAAGATGACAGTATTCActtatttatacaaaaaaatcatAACCATTGGGTGTATGCCTAAGAAGCCCTTATGTCTGCACAGAACTTTAGAGCGCGTACAACATATTGACATCCTGTAAAGTATGCTGGGGAGAAGACTGGTAGCAAAATGCTGTTGGGATAGAAATGAATGCTACAGACTCTAATGCTAGTGTTCAATCCCCCCCTGGCTGAGAGGAGATGGTCGTGTCCCAGAGATTGTCAGTGTTTTGAGGTACAGCATGGCATGATGGAAGGAGTCAAAAGCTTTTCAACTTAAACTTTTCTACTGGTTTTCAGCGTGGCCTTAGGCAACTCACTTCTCCTGATATGGTCCTCAAGTTCTACAGTTTATAAAAAAGCAAACTTGGGATAATTGCTAATACTCCTTCTACCTCTGATACTCTGGGATTAGCTAACCCAAATCCATTAATTTTGTAGGGGCAGGGAGGAATACTATTAGATTTTATAAGTCAGAGATGGCAAGAGGTTTTGATGTTCCTCAAATGATTAGCCATAGAAAGTTGATACTTTGCCTCCTTCACTCTATTTTTACTCTAGGGGGTCGGGTAAGAGGCTTACTCAGAAGAAAACCCTGGTTAGGGTTCCCAACATTCCCCAAATTTGTCTCAAACTATGATCAAGTATTTCAATGTCAAGTGTCTTATTTTATCTCATAAAGTCAAAACAGGTCTCTGTCCACAAAAGCTCACATGTCCCAAGATTGATAAACCCAAGTGCTTGATAGATGAGGATTGCCCATTGGAAGAGAAGTGCTGTTTACATTGTGGACTAAAGTGCCTGGAACCTAGAGATTAGATAGTAAGtcaaaaatattatcatctcatttatttttatagcttattaatattctattttatgaatataccaagatttatttattcactttcctGACGGTATACATTTATGAGATTTCAGTTTTATGTTATTTGTGAACATTGATTTTCATGAATATTATTGTCTAATTctactctctatttttttttttgtgagtaaCTTTACTGTGGTTTTTCCCAAGGGCTGTCTGACTTATGGTGGGACCTTACCGTTGTCACTAACACATTACAATAATGTGTAAAAATAAGTCTTTTTATATACTTGTTTGCTTATAATATACTGAATTTCtagaattatcagaaaaaaatattatcatcaaaataattatgagtagcataaaaaaaaactatcaatTTTGTCTTCTATCCAGCTACCTTGCCAAATTTCTTATTAAGTATAACTATATGTAATAAAGTTACTTTGATTTTATATATGATGATATCATCtgaaaatactgataaatttgactcttattttttccaactacatgacttactctgttttcttgccttttgttATGCAGAACCTCTAAAATACCGTTGAAAATAAAGGTGATGGCATCCATCCTTatctagttttttattttgaagtcaaTGTCTTCTGCTGTATAAAATGATATTTGTTATTGAGTTTGGGATAAACGGGTTTGATCACAcgtgggttgtttcttttttatccatttacatcCGCTATTGGAAATTTCTGCTGAATTTTAGCAAATCCCTTTTAGGCGTCTAGTTATATAACTTTTCTCTTACAATTTGTTGGCATAATGTATTACTAAATTTtcatgtgttgaaccatccttgcattcctagAATTACCATAATTTTATTGAGGATGTACTTGTATTAATACACTATTGGTTCTTTGAGCAAATAGTTTATTTAGAATTTTCACATCTATagccaaaagaaaaataggtctatgatttttgtttgttttgctatttgcATCATACTACTTTCAAAAAACTAACATGGAAAAATAGTTGggaaatttatctatttttttatgatctatagtatttttaatgatatattgaTTCTCTGTTCCTTGAAGGTTAGACAAAACTCCAAAAGCATCTAGGTAAGGCTCCTTCTATAATgtgtatattattaaaaattagtatgttattcctaatttttttttgtacttcatCTTATAGATTGCACAGGCTCTCTACCTCCCCTTCTGTAAATTTTGgtcttttatattttgctaaaatggatccattttttctctattttcaaat
This region includes:
- the WFDC8 gene encoding WAP four-disulfide core domain protein 8 — translated: MLLGLLQRETSAILGKRHLPLYSSPFSGRNVTLLLLLSFSLEQTFASLYKRVAKKPGTCPKERLTCRAKVQDLCKTDFSCDGFLKCCSFACGKKCMDPYEEPCMLPLDPGNCKNMTQHWYFDLKYNLCKPFKYGGCQGNANNFFSKEDCMKACSLTDKKGLCPLFPFKNRMECSPLCKSDNDCPETEKCCDSVCGFVCVTPWKVKTGLCPQKLTCPKIDKPKCLIDEDCPLEEKCCLHCGLKCLEPRD